One Vanessa cardui chromosome 4, ilVanCard2.1, whole genome shotgun sequence genomic window carries:
- the LOC124544028 gene encoding flocculation protein FLO11-like isoform X1, giving the protein MHAHPLIAMRKTSHDGIDVTSITSGIENEIKKAGTKIKKSSKKRKGQNFSLEYDENIIEPLLQIDHEKTEISTKSAKYLLNKTKTDSSFEPINKSSENTALSANSISTPVSSTSKIINTPYISGTAPLHNHMNTNIFGMYDVSKDIVTTKNSILVEIDGSKSGGYNPSPLIFTTAKIHTDSKSKLMEPVQVTPVPILSTIEGNVVRTFPDNSEHHMSNLSTRPIDLNINKCGMSITSESNEIENKNIKELQTIHPVKDSTSSLVKNISKLSNKSTKIGNLPTSTNSVYSTTKTIRDEISIDSSTILKTCIDSAQNTNKVAKETSEESIKDTLLAQNSITTAKNVNNGISGENKALKPNMQFPLDIHVTDNKSKKMKSPNALSDMKENVTSAHRFSPLCAVIEKHDPISKTYKMPESSNDIVNIAKVSSSGSKRLQRQKNASIEDINETVTISNTLTNKGNKSQELDKNNIIKIDKASFNKGNNKNEDISPHEKTTISSKSTTKAETSTAVSSPLTIVSKPLVGTITKQEKRSSTDVENLRPLTGSAVEDCSKILNKSTNVIPVTKAKDDIKSLSITTEKSLSNVTTSSVMATFSKSVPTSSKEDVLVKYESSVETTTLPSYIVSTSRTKIGSTLTFNTITSTSKSLAQKTPDDVVYTTNGKEKKSTAAEQSNKITVGMPSNLTRSNNGSKQTKSKIDSSVKDGRA; this is encoded by the exons ATGCACGCCCATCCGCTCATTGCTATGCGGAAG ACATCTCATGATGGAATAGACGTAACATCTATAACTAGTGGcatagaaaatgaaataaagaaaGCTGGTACAAAAATCAAAAAGTCATCTAAGAAAAGAAAAGGCCAAAATTTTAGTCTGGAATACGACGAAAACATAATAGAACCTTTACTACAAATAGACCATGAAAAAACTGAAATCTCCACTAAAAGtgccaaatatttattaaacaaaacaaagactGATTCTTCGTTTGAGCCGATTAATAAAAGTTCAGAAAATACTGCATTGTCAGCAAATTCCATATCAACGCCTGTCAGCTCGACTAGTAAAATCATCAATACTCCATATATAAGCGGGACGGCACCTTTACATAATCATAtgaatacaaacatttttggTATGTATGATGTATCAAAAGATATAGTTACAACTAAAAATTCCATCCTTGTAGAAATAGATGGAAGCAAGTCAGGAGGATACAACCCAAGTCCATTGATTTTTACAACTGCAAAAATTCACACTGAcagtaaatcaaaattaatggaACCCGTACAAGTTACACCTGTTCCGATCCTTTCGACTATAGAAGGCAATGTTGTGAGAACATTTCCTGATAACAGTGAGCACCATATGAGTAACTTATCAACAAGAcctattgatttaaatataaataaatgtggtATGTCTATCACGAGTGAgtcaaatgaaattgaaaacaaaaatataaaagaattgcAGACAATTCATCCAGTAAAGGATTCCACCAGCTCACTCGTTAAAAACATAAGTAAACTATCAAATAAGTCAACTAAGATAGGAAATTTACCAACGTCTACTAATTCTGTATACTCTACAACTAAAACAATAAGGGATGAAATTAGTATTGATAGTTCCACAATCCTTAAAACATGTATTGATTCAGCACAAAATACGAATAAAGTAGCAAAGGAAACGTCAGAGGAATCTATTAAAGATACACTTTTGGCACAGAATTCAATAACTACAGCCAAGAATGTAAATAATGGAATTAGTGGTGAAAATAAGGCCTTAAAACCTAATATGCAATTTCCTCTTGATATACAtgttacagataataaatctaaaaaaatgaaatcaccAAATGCTTTAAGTGATATGAAGGAAAATGTTACATCAGCGCATAGATTTAGTCCTCTTTGTGCTGTTATAGAAAAACATGATCCAATATCTAAAACCTACAAAATGCCAGAGTCTTCTAATGATATTGTCAACATAGCCAAAGTTTCGTCTAGTGGTAGTAAAAGATTACAACGTCAGAAAAACGCTTCAATCGAAGACATAAATGAGACAGTGACTATTTCCAATACATTAACAAACAAAGGTAATAAATCACAAGAATtggacaaaaataatattattaaaattgataaagcgtcatttaacaaaggtaataataaaaatgaagatatTTCACCTCATGAGAAGACGACAATTTCTTCAAAGTCTACAACCAAAGCTGAAACATCAACAGCTGTATCATCACCGCTAACAATAGTATCAAAGCCATTAGTTGGCACAATCACTAAGCAGGAAAAAAGGTCTTCTACAGATGTGGAAAATCTGAGACCTTTAACTGGAAGTGCTGTTGAAGATTGTTCGAAGATTTTAAACAAATCAACAAATGTGATTCCTGTAACGAAAGCTAAAGATGATATTAAATCACTTTCCATAACGACAGAAAAATCGCTCAGTAATGTAACAACATCATCTGTAATGGCAACATTCAGTAAATCGGTTCCTACATCTAGCAAAGAGGATGTATTAGTAAAATATGAATCTTCTGTTGAAACTACAACTCTTCCATCATACATAGTTTCAACGTCTAGAACTAAAATAGGCTCAACCTTGacttttaatacaataacaagCACATCAAAATCTTTGGCGCAGAAAACCCCTGATGATGTCGTTTATACTACAAatggaaaagaaaaaaaatctacagCAGCGGAACAAAGTAACAAAATCACGGTAGGTATGCCTTCAAACTTAACTAGGAGTAATAATGgttcaaaacaaacaaaatcaaaaattgatTCATCAGTGAAAGATGGTAGAGCTTAA